One region of Salinibacterium sp. TMP30 genomic DNA includes:
- a CDS encoding inorganic diphosphatase, translating to MAAYDVVVEIPRGSRNKYEVDHKTGRVFLDRYLFTTFAYPTDYGFFENTLGLDGDPVDALILLDAPTFPGVGISVRPVAVLNMSDDGGIDSKVICVQAKDPRWSHIQDLTDVPEFTRREIEHFFEHYKDLEPGKWVKLDGWGDAAEAEEIVLAGIEKLKAEGH from the coding sequence ATGGCCGCATACGACGTTGTCGTTGAGATTCCGCGCGGAAGCCGGAACAAGTACGAAGTTGACCACAAGACCGGTCGTGTTTTTCTTGACCGTTACCTCTTCACCACCTTCGCCTACCCCACCGACTACGGCTTCTTTGAGAACACTCTCGGCCTCGATGGTGACCCCGTAGACGCATTGATCCTGCTTGACGCCCCCACCTTCCCCGGTGTTGGCATCTCGGTTCGTCCCGTTGCAGTGCTCAACATGAGCGACGACGGCGGCATCGACTCGAAGGTCATCTGCGTTCAGGCCAAGGACCCACGCTGGTCGCACATTCAGGACCTCACCGATGTTCCGGAGTTCACACGCCGCGAGATCGAGCACTTCTTCGAGCACTACAAAGACTTAGAGCCCGGCAAGTGGGTCAAGCTCGACGGGTGGGGCGATGCAGCAGAAGCTGAAGAGATCGTTCTGGCTGGCATCGAGAAGCTCAAGGCCGAAGGGCACTAA
- a CDS encoding SDR family NAD(P)-dependent oxidoreductase — protein sequence MDSVAGLTVVITGAARGMGQMYAHRAVSEGAAHVVLLDVDSASLEVAASALRVAGGSVASYVVDLSSRTAIAAVAERIRTEVGDPQVVINNAGIIRSGYFWDNEPIGDIEATMQINTLAAMYLTREFLPAMIASTGPARILNIASAAGTISNPRMSVYAASKWAMIGWSDSLRLELIKAGHRTVMVTTFAPSYISTGMFAGARGPLLTPIMTPEKATAAAWSAMLRGKPLLMKPWSVGFARGVRGLLPTRAWDFIADRVFKVYRSMDEFTGR from the coding sequence ATCGACTCCGTTGCTGGACTAACAGTTGTCATCACCGGTGCGGCCCGAGGAATGGGCCAAATGTATGCCCATCGTGCCGTCAGCGAGGGTGCCGCACATGTTGTTCTTCTTGACGTCGATTCTGCATCGCTCGAGGTAGCGGCGTCGGCGCTGCGGGTGGCGGGAGGTTCCGTCGCCAGCTACGTTGTCGACCTCTCGTCGCGCACAGCAATCGCTGCGGTCGCGGAACGGATTCGCACCGAAGTTGGCGACCCACAGGTAGTCATCAATAACGCGGGCATCATCCGCAGCGGATATTTTTGGGATAACGAGCCCATCGGCGACATCGAAGCGACCATGCAGATCAATACTCTTGCCGCCATGTATCTCACTCGCGAGTTCCTGCCTGCGATGATTGCCAGCACTGGCCCCGCCCGAATCCTGAACATCGCCTCCGCCGCGGGCACCATCTCCAATCCGCGTATGAGTGTGTATGCAGCATCCAAATGGGCAATGATCGGCTGGAGTGACTCGCTCCGCCTCGAACTGATCAAAGCGGGCCACCGCACCGTGATGGTGACGACTTTTGCCCCCAGCTACATCAGTACGGGGATGTTTGCCGGAGCCCGCGGGCCCCTACTCACCCCCATCATGACCCCGGAAAAAGCAACAGCTGCCGCCTGGTCGGCCATGCTCCGCGGCAAACCGCTACTCATGAAACCGTGGAGTGTGGGGTTCGCTCGCGGAGTCAGAGGGCTCCTGCCAACGCGAGCCTGGGATTTCATCGCCGACCGCGTATTCAAGGTGTACCGCTCAATGGATGAGTTCACCGGCCGCTAG
- a CDS encoding M23 family metallopeptidase, translating into MNATHASRGTAAKLTLRSLIFRIVGFTAVLSLVVGGTLYNGSSQAAFADDYPTWSDVTEARNNEAATKAVVARIKAALVQLESQAVAAQKDAEEKGNIWQEADTKYQAKSAQTETLQEQADAASAEADEAEKRIGELAARLVRAGGGDVTTNLLTNSQDADALLYNLGMSSKISQQTSALFDRAVQARNTAQSLSDAAEVARAELEVLKIAAEKAFAEAQAAAAAAEAALAEQQERKVEFDAQLVALTAARQTTEADYLAGVREREAARAAAQAAAAAAAAAAQVPNLDAGEISLSGWVRPAGGYITSVYGFSSQYGSSFHKGTDLGAGCGSSIFAASAGTVVYAGYGWNGGYGNYIIIEHANGLRTAYGHIMPGGINVSYGQNVAVGTKIARVGNTGNSSGCHLHFEVRPGGWSTTDPVPFMANKGIRLG; encoded by the coding sequence ATGAACGCCACGCATGCGAGTCGGGGGACCGCAGCAAAGCTCACGCTGCGCTCATTAATTTTTCGAATCGTCGGGTTCACCGCCGTGCTCAGCCTCGTCGTCGGAGGCACACTTTATAACGGCAGCAGCCAGGCCGCCTTCGCGGACGACTACCCCACGTGGAGCGACGTTACCGAAGCTCGCAACAACGAAGCCGCAACCAAAGCGGTAGTAGCCCGCATCAAGGCCGCACTCGTTCAACTTGAATCTCAGGCCGTAGCTGCCCAGAAAGATGCCGAAGAAAAGGGCAACATCTGGCAAGAAGCCGACACCAAATACCAGGCCAAGTCGGCCCAGACTGAAACTTTGCAAGAGCAAGCGGATGCCGCCAGCGCCGAAGCAGACGAAGCTGAGAAACGAATCGGTGAGCTTGCCGCACGGCTCGTGCGTGCCGGCGGTGGCGACGTAACCACTAACCTCCTCACTAACTCGCAAGACGCCGACGCACTGCTCTACAACTTGGGTATGTCGTCGAAGATTTCGCAGCAGACATCCGCGCTCTTTGATCGTGCCGTTCAGGCCCGCAATACAGCACAGTCGCTGAGCGATGCCGCTGAAGTTGCTCGCGCCGAACTTGAAGTGCTCAAGATTGCCGCAGAGAAGGCGTTCGCTGAGGCTCAAGCAGCAGCAGCAGCAGCCGAAGCAGCCCTCGCCGAGCAGCAGGAACGCAAGGTCGAGTTCGATGCCCAGCTCGTCGCGCTGACAGCCGCACGCCAAACCACCGAGGCAGACTATTTGGCTGGCGTGCGTGAGCGTGAGGCAGCACGAGCGGCAGCGCAGGCTGCTGCAGCGGCGGCAGCTGCGGCCGCCCAGGTTCCGAACCTTGACGCTGGTGAGATCAGCTTGAGCGGGTGGGTTCGCCCCGCAGGCGGCTACATCACCTCCGTTTATGGTTTCAGCTCACAATACGGCTCGAGCTTCCATAAGGGCACAGATTTGGGTGCCGGTTGTGGCTCAAGTATCTTTGCCGCCTCCGCCGGAACCGTCGTTTACGCGGGCTATGGCTGGAACGGTGGCTACGGAAACTACATCATCATCGAGCACGCCAACGGACTGCGCACCGCGTACGGTCACATAATGCCCGGTGGCATCAACGTCTCGTACGGCCAGAATGTCGCCGTGGGCACCAAAATCGCTCGGGTCGGCAACACCGGAAATTCCAGCGGATGCCACCTTCACTTTGAGGTTCGCCCCGGCGGCTGGAGCACTACCGACCCAGTTCCCTTCATGGCAAATAAGGGCATTCGTCTAGGCTAA